The following are from one region of the Acidimicrobiia bacterium genome:
- a CDS encoding PRC-barrel domain-containing protein, translating to MTDIWSYEEDLVDVVQSISGFDVEARDGRIGTIDDATLDVGSSYIVVDTGPWIFGKKVLLPAGLIEAIDLDEEIVYVDRTKEEIKKAPELPEGSFRDDAYRVDIATYYASGPLTF from the coding sequence ATGACGGACATCTGGAGCTACGAGGAAGATCTCGTCGACGTCGTTCAGAGCATCTCCGGCTTCGACGTCGAAGCACGGGATGGGAGGATCGGCACGATCGATGACGCCACCCTCGACGTGGGTTCGAGCTACATCGTCGTCGACACCGGCCCGTGGATCTTCGGCAAGAAGGTCCTGCTCCCTGCCGGCCTGATCGAAGCGATCGACCTCGACGAGGAGATCGTCTACGTCGACAGGACGAAGGAGGAGATCAAGAAGGCACCCGAGCTGCCTGAGGGCTCATTCCGGGACGATGCGTACCGAGTGGACATCGCCACCTACTACGCGTCCGGACCGCTCACGTTCTGA